From the genome of Clostridia bacterium, one region includes:
- a CDS encoding aminoacyl-tRNA hydrolase — translation MKLIVGLGNPGVKYETTRHNAGFLILDYYANKNGIEIKKIKNKALVGEAIINGEKVIFIKPQTFMNLSGDSVLSVAEYYGIDNEDIFIIYDDISLPLGKIRIRAKGSAGGHNGIKDIILKLDGDDFARLKIGVSSNGDKDLVDYVLGNFSKKEFDILKKVAEKSAEIIDSFVKYGVKHCMNEYNSFVVSEEN, via the coding sequence ATGAAACTTATAGTTGGTTTAGGAAATCCCGGTGTTAAGTATGAAACTACAAGGCATAATGCCGGGTTTTTAATTCTTGATTACTATGCTAATAAAAATGGCATAGAAATTAAGAAAATAAAGAATAAAGCACTTGTTGGTGAGGCTATAATAAACGGAGAAAAGGTTATATTTATAAAGCCTCAAACCTTTATGAATTTAAGCGGAGACAGTGTTCTTTCGGTTGCAGAGTATTACGGGATAGATAATGAAGATATCTTTATTATCTATGATGATATTTCCCTTCCTCTTGGTAAAATAAGAATAAGAGCAAAGGGCAGTGCCGGAGGACATAACGGAATAAAGGACATTATCTTAAAACTTGACGGAGACGATTTTGCCCGTCTTAAAATAGGGGTTTCTTCCAACGGTGATAAAGACCTTGTTGACTATGTGCTTGGCAATTTTTCCAAAAAGGAATTTGACATCTTAAAAAAAGTTGCCGAAAAAAGTGCAGAGATAATTGACAGCTTTGTTAAATACGGAGTTAAACATTGTATGAATGAATATAATTCATTTGTAGTATCCGAGGAGAATTAA
- a CDS encoding Dabb family protein, protein MINHTVLWTLKDEALGNKKEENLILMKEKLLVLKDKIDEIIEISVGINSVETPSSYDFILNVLFENKDDLDSYIVNKYHKEVGTFVREVVDKRVSIDYEV, encoded by the coding sequence ATGATAAATCATACAGTATTATGGACATTAAAAGATGAAGCATTGGGCAATAAAAAAGAAGAAAATCTTATTTTAATGAAAGAGAAACTTCTTGTCCTTAAAGACAAAATTGATGAAATTATAGAAATCAGTGTGGGGATAAATTCGGTTGAAACACCAAGTTCATATGATTTTATCTTAAATGTTCTTTTTGAAAACAAAGACGACCTTGATTCTTATATTGTAAATAAGTATCATAAGGAAGTAGGAACTTTTGTAAGAGAAGTTGTTGATAAAAGAGTCAGCATTGATTATGAGGTTTAA
- the mfd gene encoding transcription-repair coupling factor, whose amino-acid sequence MTLNLECGQEISIDKLSESLVIMGYQKESMVEFKGQFSVRGGVVDIFSPLCDFPYRIEFFGDEIDSIRLFDEKTQKSVENLDKIDITIAKEVVFKDETKEELLKELKGILKTLKGDLKEEVKSDIEKIENQRYFYSIDKYITSIYKEKNTFLDYFDKENTLIVIDEPQRLNEKKEALKLERREQFLNLAEKNILIPKNFVYKDEEEVLNLVLSYPLIGIMNILTSNELYRQTMNINITVSDTPGYYGKINLFSEDLLNYKNKGYTVVIPVSENKTENIRNYLNSLQIFPLVIDESENISEGVYLLKKKGVMGFHYPENKFILLYDGSIFGEYKPKKKKKNKDNDILSFSDLNVGDYVVHSVHGIGQYLGTKKMEVDSVKRDFLKIKYYGTDILYVPVNQLDNLSKYIGAGDRSVKLNRLGGQEFNRIKERVRHACSDLADKLINLYAERENTKGHQYMKDTDLQALFEQTFPYEETEDQLRSIEEVKKDMESSRPMDRLLCGDVGYGKTEVAMRAAFKCASEGKQTAYLASTTVLAQQHYNSFKARMEDFPVKVEMLSRFKSKKEQEQVIKKLKTGEIDIVIGTHRLLSKDVSFKDLGLLIVDEEQRFGVEHKERLKEMKNTIEVLTLSATPIPRTLNMSMLGIRDMSVLKEPPLDRFPVQTYVLEFNEQIIKNAIDKEISRGGQVFYLYNNVEGINTVANKILSLCPGINVKVVHGKMSETLIEKTFLEMLNGQIDVLVCTTIIETGIDIANANTIIVENADRLGLSQLYQLRGRVGRSNKLAYCYLTYQKNKAINEQAESRLKTIKEFTEFGSGFKIALRDLEIRGAGNVLGIEQHGHMDLVGYDMYMRILDEVIKLKKGEKITEDINCKVDIKENAFIPDGYIENHDLRMDMYKKIASIKTDEDLQEIEDEITDRFSDMPEPVENLCKIAHIKALAESVGICEVTDFNFKITFKYQSQESFDFEKISKISEEYPDRIMVSNSSSVAFTYKMYKHEAKDKLLNIKKILQLLK is encoded by the coding sequence ATGACTCTAAACTTAGAGTGTGGACAAGAAATTTCAATCGATAAATTATCCGAGTCCCTTGTTATAATGGGGTATCAGAAAGAGAGTATGGTAGAATTTAAGGGGCAGTTTTCTGTAAGGGGAGGAGTAGTTGACATATTCTCTCCTTTGTGCGACTTTCCGTACAGAATTGAGTTTTTCGGCGACGAGATAGACTCTATAAGGCTCTTTGACGAAAAAACTCAGAAATCGGTAGAAAATCTTGATAAAATAGATATAACCATTGCAAAAGAGGTTGTATTTAAGGACGAAACAAAAGAAGAACTTTTAAAAGAATTAAAAGGTATTTTAAAAACTTTAAAAGGCGATTTAAAAGAAGAAGTTAAAAGTGATATAGAAAAAATTGAAAATCAAAGATATTTTTATTCCATTGATAAATATATCACATCTATCTATAAAGAGAAAAACACATTTTTAGATTATTTTGATAAAGAGAATACTCTTATTGTAATTGACGAGCCTCAAAGGCTTAATGAGAAAAAAGAAGCCTTAAAACTTGAAAGGCGAGAGCAGTTTTTAAACCTTGCCGAAAAAAATATCTTAATACCTAAGAATTTTGTATATAAAGATGAGGAAGAAGTATTAAATTTAGTATTATCCTATCCGTTAATAGGTATAATGAATATTTTAACCTCCAATGAACTTTACAGGCAGACTATGAATATAAATATCACGGTTTCTGACACACCGGGGTATTACGGAAAGATAAATCTTTTTTCAGAAGACCTTTTAAATTATAAAAATAAAGGCTATACAGTAGTTATCCCTGTTTCTGAAAATAAAACAGAAAATATCAGAAACTATCTTAATTCTCTTCAGATTTTTCCTTTGGTTATAGATGAAAGCGAAAATATAAGCGAGGGAGTATATCTTTTAAAGAAAAAAGGGGTAATGGGTTTTCATTATCCTGAGAATAAATTTATTCTTCTTTATGACGGGTCAATCTTTGGCGAATATAAACCAAAGAAAAAGAAGAAAAACAAGGATAATGATATTCTATCATTTTCTGACTTAAATGTGGGAGATTATGTTGTTCATAGTGTTCACGGTATAGGTCAGTATCTTGGCACAAAGAAAATGGAAGTTGACTCTGTTAAGAGAGACTTTTTAAAAATCAAATATTATGGCACAGATATATTATATGTTCCTGTAAACCAACTTGATAATCTTAGTAAGTATATAGGAGCAGGGGACAGAAGCGTTAAACTTAACCGTTTAGGCGGTCAGGAGTTTAACAGGATAAAGGAAAGAGTGCGTCATGCGTGTTCTGACCTTGCTGATAAACTTATAAATCTATATGCCGAAAGAGAAAATACCAAAGGGCATCAGTATATGAAAGATACTGACCTTCAGGCGCTTTTTGAACAGACTTTTCCTTATGAAGAAACTGAAGACCAGTTAAGAAGTATAGAAGAAGTTAAAAAGGATATGGAATCTTCCCGTCCGATGGACAGACTTCTTTGCGGAGATGTTGGATATGGTAAAACAGAAGTTGCAATGAGGGCTGCTTTTAAATGTGCATCGGAAGGAAAACAGACTGCATATCTTGCATCTACCACAGTTCTTGCTCAGCAGCATTATAATTCCTTTAAAGCAAGAATGGAAGATTTTCCTGTTAAAGTGGAAATGCTCTCAAGATTTAAATCTAAAAAAGAGCAGGAACAGGTTATTAAAAAATTAAAAACAGGCGAAATTGATATAGTTATAGGCACACACAGGCTTCTGTCAAAGGATGTTTCCTTTAAAGATTTAGGGCTTTTAATTGTAGACGAAGAGCAAAGGTTCGGAGTAGAGCATAAGGAAAGACTAAAGGAAATGAAAAATACTATTGAAGTTTTAACCTTAAGTGCAACCCCTATTCCAAGAACTCTTAATATGTCTATGCTTGGAATAAGGGATATGAGCGTTTTAAAAGAACCCCCTCTTGACAGATTCCCTGTTCAGACTTATGTATTGGAATTTAACGAGCAGATTATAAAAAACGCAATAGATAAAGAAATTTCAAGGGGTGGGCAGGTGTTTTACCTTTATAATAATGTTGAAGGTATAAACACAGTGGCAAATAAAATTTTAAGTTTATGCCCTGGAATAAATGTAAAAGTGGTTCATGGCAAAATGAGCGAAACACTAATTGAAAAAACATTTTTAGAAATGTTAAACGGGCAAATTGATGTTTTGGTGTGTACAACCATTATAGAAACAGGAATTGATATTGCAAACGCCAATACAATTATTGTTGAGAATGCCGACAGATTAGGGTTATCCCAACTTTATCAGTTAAGAGGCAGGGTAGGAAGAAGTAATAAACTTGCTTATTGCTACCTAACCTATCAAAAGAATAAAGCCATTAACGAACAGGCAGAAAGCCGTCTTAAAACCATAAAGGAATTTACAGAGTTTGGCTCAGGGTTTAAAATTGCCTTAAGAGATTTAGAGATAAGAGGCGCAGGGAATGTACTGGGAATAGAACAGCATGGGCATATGGACCTTGTAGGCTATGATATGTATATGCGTATTTTAGACGAAGTTATTAAACTTAAAAAGGGAGAAAAAATTACAGAGGATATTAACTGTAAGGTGGATATTAAAGAAAATGCGTTCATTCCTGACGGATATATTGAAAATCACGATTTAAGAATGGATATGTATAAAAAAATTGCCTCAATAAAAACGGATGAAGATTTGCAAGAGATAGAAGACGAAATCACAGACAGATTTTCCGATATGCCCGAACCCGTTGAAAATCTTTGTAAAATTGCTCATATTAAAGCATTGGCAGAGAGTGTTGGCATATGTGAAGTAACTGATTTTAACTTTAAGATAACCTTTAAATATCAAAGTCAGGAAAGTTTTGATTTTGAGAAAATATCAAAGATAAGCGAAGAATATCCTGACAGAATAATGGTGTCTAATTCCTCTTCGGTAGCATTCACTTATAAGATGTATAAACACGAGGCAAAAGATAAACTTTTAAATATTAAAAAAATATTACAATTATTAAAATAA
- a CDS encoding peptidylprolyl isomerase, translating into MKKIIIFALLISVLISFAGCGKVAQNVLTIEGENASMNEYNFFYNTQILMAGQMGLNNEEYWNAETDGKKNFELVKESALNQLVELYVVAQKAKQAGLIYDDALLDAANQYKSYFTGSFNNIYSELKIDKEALEKICKLYAINDAYDQKLIEEGTINLGEDVLKDVFSNNYLKAQHILLLTTDESGAPLGEDEKAKVKEEIESILKRAKSGENFTNLANEFSKDPGQQTSPEGYVFTDGEMVLEFEQATKALKPNEISDIVETSYGYHIIKRLPLSIEKDFVSDSGDFEAIIRNRIITEFRQANIENWKKEFNITVNNKVIDKLKF; encoded by the coding sequence ATGAAAAAAATTATAATTTTTGCATTACTTATTTCAGTTTTAATATCATTTGCAGGATGTGGAAAGGTTGCACAGAATGTTTTAACCATTGAGGGCGAAAATGCATCAATGAATGAATACAACTTTTTTTACAACACTCAGATTTTAATGGCAGGTCAAATGGGGCTTAATAATGAAGAATACTGGAATGCTGAAACTGACGGTAAGAAAAACTTTGAGCTTGTAAAAGAAAGTGCTTTAAATCAACTTGTGGAATTATATGTTGTGGCCCAAAAAGCAAAACAGGCAGGTTTAATATATGACGATGCTCTTTTAGATGCGGCAAATCAGTATAAATCATATTTTACAGGTTCTTTTAATAATATCTACAGCGAACTTAAAATTGATAAAGAAGCATTAGAAAAAATTTGTAAACTTTATGCAATAAATGATGCATATGACCAGAAACTTATCGAAGAAGGCACTATCAACCTTGGCGAAGATGTTTTAAAAGATGTGTTTTCTAATAATTACTTAAAGGCTCAGCATATTCTTTTACTTACAACTGACGAATCAGGCGCTCCTTTAGGCGAAGATGAAAAAGCAAAGGTTAAAGAAGAAATTGAGTCTATCTTAAAAAGAGCAAAATCAGGTGAAAACTTTACAAATTTAGCAAACGAATTTTCTAAAGACCCAGGTCAGCAGACAAGCCCTGAAGGATATGTATTTACCGATGGGGAAATGGTTTTGGAATTTGAACAGGCTACAAAGGCACTAAAACCTAATGAAATTTCTGATATAGTTGAAACATCATACGGTTATCACATTATTAAAAGATTGCCTTTATCTATCGAAAAAGATTTTGTGTCTGACTCAGGAGATTTTGAAGCAATTATCCGTAACAGAATAATCACAGAATTCAGACAAGCAAACATCGAAAACTGGAAAAAAGAATTTAA